A stretch of the Terriglobales bacterium genome encodes the following:
- the pstS gene encoding phosphate ABC transporter substrate-binding protein PstS, with product MNATMLRGRRVSGAGLALLLAMLVPGAAAQVISLVGSGSNLPSPLYDAWVQRYNQRNPKVQVHYQGLGTSESIALITAGSGDFGGGEVPISDQQLRTAKVKIVHVPTVLAAIVPIYNVPGSSNPLRFSGDVLARIFLGTIKNWDDPAIARLNPGAKLPHLGITVVHRNPGKGSNYILSDFLSKTSPEWRARIGKTPSPTWPLGETAERGQDMVSKVKSTAGALGYVELGFALHDPGVRAGSVQNASGEFVSASPESMTAACLAMQKSMAADLRVSLTNAPGKDSYPITSFTWLYVPAGGLKPERAGALSDFLQWALSSGQEIAREQGYAPLPAPVLSQAKAAAGQVK from the coding sequence ATGAACGCCACGATGCTCCGCGGCCGGCGGGTGAGCGGCGCCGGGCTGGCCCTGCTGCTGGCCATGCTGGTCCCGGGTGCCGCTGCCCAGGTGATCTCCCTGGTGGGTTCCGGCTCCAATCTTCCCAGCCCGCTCTACGACGCCTGGGTGCAGCGCTACAACCAGCGGAATCCCAAGGTGCAGGTGCATTACCAGGGCCTGGGCACCAGCGAGAGCATCGCCCTGATCACCGCGGGCTCGGGCGACTTCGGCGGCGGCGAGGTACCCATCTCCGACCAGCAACTGCGCACCGCCAAGGTGAAGATCGTGCACGTGCCCACGGTGCTGGCGGCCATCGTTCCCATCTACAACGTGCCTGGGAGCAGCAACCCGCTGCGCTTTTCCGGAGATGTCCTGGCGAGGATCTTCCTGGGAACGATCAAGAACTGGGACGACCCCGCCATCGCCCGCCTCAACCCCGGGGCCAAGCTGCCCCACCTGGGCATCACGGTGGTGCACCGCAACCCGGGCAAGGGCTCCAACTACATCCTCTCCGATTTCCTCTCCAAGACCAGCCCGGAGTGGCGGGCGCGGATCGGCAAGACGCCCTCGCCCACCTGGCCGCTGGGTGAGACCGCCGAGCGCGGCCAGGACATGGTGAGCAAGGTGAAGTCGACGGCGGGGGCGCTGGGCTACGTGGAGCTGGGCTTCGCGCTGCATGACCCCGGGGTGCGCGCGGGCAGCGTGCAGAACGCCTCCGGGGAGTTCGTGAGCGCTTCGCCGGAGTCCATGACGGCCGCCTGCCTGGCCATGCAGAAGTCCATGGCGGCGGACCTGCGCGTGTCGCTGACCAACGCCCCCGGCAAGGACTCCTATCCCATCACCAGCTTCACCTGGCTCTATGTTCCGGCGGGCGGGCTGAAGCCGGAGCGGGCCGGCGCCCTCTCCGACTTCCTGCAGTGGGCGCTGAGCAGCGGGCAGGAGATAGCGCGGGAGCAGGGCTACGCGCCTCTGCCGGCGCCCGTCCTGAGCCAGGCCAAAGCCGCCGCCGGCCAGGTCAAGTAG